The Erigeron canadensis isolate Cc75 chromosome 1, C_canadensis_v1, whole genome shotgun sequence genome segment tcttataaagcattttgccttcttttttataagaaaatatgaTTTGAACAACCAAAAATACTcatattctttattcactaatttaaacatttctacctaatataataaccttaaatctcaaccactcattttttttctctcccctcaaatttcaaccactcattttttctctttcatccataaatcattttatttctctaatttattcaaaatcttttatctgaaaaaccgtatatcgataaattataaaaattgtatgggtattcttaaaatttcatgctctttcattaaagatgtcattcgatatactttcgacgaatttttaaatccgagggcggaagcccgtacggctaaggcatttggctatcatactatgtgacttgacctatcaccccaccatctcaccaacACAACACGCGGGCACTATCTcgtatagatatacatatagatagatatagtcCAGTCCAAACTGACGGCTTTTTTAGGCCCAAAAATATTAGGCTTTGTAAAAGGTTTTCTTCTGAAatctttactttattttttttttagaatttatctgtttatgattttttttggaaaatgataatgacagccctaagggctgttaCTAACAAgatattacatgtttaaaaacttgtacattatatattaaaaaccgctCTTTTGTCtttctaacagcaaggtacaagTTTTAATGCActcaattagtttttactgacaaccctaaaggttatcactaacaaaacccttcttttttatctatattttcaaacttttcaaaTAAGCAATCATTTGGTTTCAAATAAGCAATCATTTGGTTTGGAACCTCTTTGACAAGTGGTTACAGATGAACACGGGTCAAAACCCAGCGTCGGCCTTCGGGCTCCGGCTCAATAAGCACTTTGTTTCTAGAGTTTTTTTAACTCAGAAGCCTGGTGCAGTTCAGCTTTGAAAGTTAATTGCACATATAAATCGTACTACACATCTAAAAGCCAAGTCGTTTTTATCAAGGAAAGAGAAGCTATCAAATGAAACACCACAATTATAGACGACCATCTCTTTGCTTCTAATTACTCTTTACTTCTTTCAAGCTTATAATAGCAAAGCTCAAACTTTAAACATTTGTATATTTTAAACAAGCTAACCACACCAGAAACACCAAGAAGAAACAAAATCCGCAGctcaattattaatatatagaaaCAAGTATTCTGTTGATTTCATCACAAATATATCAAGAACAAGCATAACGAACACAAACACGACGCTGGATTGGTCCTCTACATGAAGGGCAGTCCTTCATTCCCTGTTTTTCATGAAGCTCGTTACATTTCGTACAAACAACTTGATGTGCACATGGGAGGAAAACGACAGACTTTTCTTCTGATAAACACATAACACATTCCCGTTCACGTTTCACTCCTCCATTACCAGGAATCAGGTTGGGCGCATAATGTGTTGGAGTTTGTGGGGAAGTTGAAATTTTGACGTCTGTAAATTTACTTGGATAGCTTCCATCAACGCCTCTTTTTAAAGCAGCTATTTTTGAGGAGCCGGCTTTTAGTCTAAATATGGAGATTTCTTTCTTGAGCTTTTCTATATCTTCTTTGTACTTTTGGAGATTTTTATCGGCTTTTAGTCTTGCTAAATCTTCTCTTGATTTAGCCTTAACATCACCTTCTTGCCTTTCTATTCTAATCTTAGTGGCTTGATTAATCAATTCTTGTTTGGCTTTCTCTTCTTGTTTCCATTTTGTCTGCACATAGAACACCTACGATGAGATATTCAGAAAGCAAATAGTAAAAGACCATAAGTAACTAGAAGGTCCGCTTAATCAAACGTATTTGTCTTATAAATTTGGTATTATATGGACAGTTACACACATTCATACATTATTCACTCCTCATGGATTTTTGATAGCTCCTAAACATACATGTGGAACTTATTTCCTTAAACCTCAGTttgcttttaaaacaaaatgatcaACAGATAAACTTATCAAGTGCATATTGAAGATCTCATAATCATATCAATTACATTTCAGTCCTATCAGATGCATCTCACTAACCTAAGAGTTCACTAGTAGATGTCTATTTTATAGTCCACAATCTAGGGAGACGTTCAAGATAAAAGTCCACTTATAATAGAATGTGATTAAGTGAATAGAGGATTTTGGAAGTGTCGCTTTTGAAGTGTCTAATGGACAGATGTTACATCTTGATGTTCCTTTTTTACAATGCACCTAACACTATTACCACATTATGGTGTAAAAAGGTGTTCAGTATCATGTCTGCACCAGAATTCTTCCTACACTCTCTACCATAAGAAGACTTTTCTCATGATCCCCCACCGTCACACTCGGTTACCTACTTTCAGTTTATTAATTCATTGAACTCCGTTATTTTGAATTGAAATTGTTAAATTAGATAACACATGAAAAGATATTAAGAGCATAAGCATGGtgactatatatttttatgtaaacATGTACTATTGAAAAATCCAAGAATTTAGCTCTTTGGCCCTTCTAAATTACTAGCACATTGTTTGGCAATAGCAGCTGAATGACAAATTGTTGCATAGTAACAGTTTTCTCCATCCCGTAATTAACATTCGAACATTCTCGAAGCAACATAAAACACCATTGTCTCAGTAATTTTAATGTAAATGTCAAAAATGATGGGTAGtatcacaaaattttaaaagatggCACTGTTGTAGACCACATCAGAGTTTACTCACGAAAACTGTCATATACTTGAATATAGAAGAAAATCACATCACATGTCATAATGCACCGTCTATAAGATAAATAAAGTCCAATATAGTATGAACATACCTCGAGTTCATCTCTTCGTTCTTTAGCCCGCTTCAGATCTTCTTGCAGCTGACCCAACTTACGCTTCTCGGCTATTAGCTCCTCTTGCAACGTTGATTTCTGCTTCTCCCCCAACTGCAGTTGCATCAGTGTGTGTTTCTCTCTCTCCGATACCTCTACACAGCTAGCAGCTGACTGGGCTGCCTGTAAATGTGCAGCCTCCATCTCTAGCCTCAGATTAGCATTCTCCTTTTTCAATCTACAAACGGTGCCATCAGCTCGTCCAACCTGACTACTAGCCTTTAACAAAGCTTTCTCTATATCAGTAAGCTTCTTTAAGGTGTTCTGTTCCAATGTATGCTTCTCTTTCTTTAACCTCTCTacttcttctttctcttttcttagTGTTTTAAGCTCGGCTTTATCTTTACCAAGCCTGCAAGCAGCTTGCATAACCTTCTGGTTAGCCCATTCATTCCATTCCTTCAACTTACTTTGGAGCTCAACTACACGTGGTACAAGCGTTGCAATTGTATCATCTTTTTTATCTTGTGGGATCCACTTCACACTCACAGGGGACTTTTCATTGGGCACGGTAGAAAAATCAATATTTGGAACCTCAGGTAGTGTAATATCTTCGAATTTTTCGAGAACTGAAAGAGAAAACTCGGTTTCAGCCACTGATAATGCTGGAGGGCCCTTTGAAattgtttcatcttttttaCCTTGTGGGATCCGGTGCTGAAAGGACGTTTCATTGGGCATGGAAGGAAAACTAAGATTTGGAACCTTGGGTAGTGAAAGATCGctgaatttttcaagaagtgaAAGGGAGAACTCGGCTTCAGCTACTGATAATGCTGTAGAGTTATCTGTAGAGGAGGACAAAGATGTGATATTGGTATTAGCGTCTCTATTAGATAGTGAAGGGGAAGTGAGGCGGATTTGTGTGGTGccattattgtttatatcacTAATCATCAAGGAACTACTTTTAAAACTGATACTTGTAGAATGTGACACAGACTTTAGTTTCTTATCAAAAATTAAGCCGCCAAAGTTACCAAGTTTTGCACCTCTAGAAGCCCCTTTGGATCCACGTGAACGGTAGCTTTTCTCCACACGGACTGATTTCTGTCTTGGTACATAATCTCTCTTACCAACGCCGTTGATCTTTTTACTCCCGACAGGTTTATCTTCATGGTTTTGGGAGGAAAGGCTGACGGATTTACTCATGGTCCAAGGATTGGAACTCTTGTTTCCTTTCTGTGACACCAAACTGCAGTAAGCGGCGGGCTTTGGTTTTGTACGAGTAACTGCTGGCTTTGACAATGGCTctgaaataatataatactcCGCCTCCGCGTTAGATGGACTCAGAAGACTGTCAACACTCTTAACTTCCTTCCTCGACTGGGTTTCAACCGACTTAGAAAAAACACCATTTGAAACCCCATCACCTAACGCATCAACATCCAACGCACACGCATGAGACACATCCATATCCGATATCAACAACAACCACATTGCATCCCCAGTACTAGATCCCGGCCTAGCTTCACGAATAACAGAAACCAATTTCGCAAGTATACACTTCTCCATTTCCTCTAGATTCTCAAACTCATACTCCCTCCGCGGACCAACCACTGATCCGTTTTCAAGAATACCCCTAGTAGTGTCCTCTACATTCGCCACAACGTCTTTACCACCATAACAAAAACCACACCTAAGAACCGCCTTAGTAACATCTTCTTCACTATAACCATACAAAACAAGTTTCTTAACAACATTTTTCAATATAGCATCCAAATTATCCAACAAAAGTCCTTCTAGCTCAAATTCCGTTAAATCACTCCAATCGATATTATCATCACTCCTTTTTAGTTCAACCTTATTCCCTATCTCTAAACACGACTTTCCTAACTCGAGTTTCACCGTATCCACATGTAACTCATCACTCTCACTCGAGCATTCGCTCTCCAAACCCGATGGTAGTGACTGTGATGAATCACCTATAAATTTTCTCTTATtcctaattttcttttcttcactAACAGAAGCCATCTTTTTTGTATTATATCACACAcctataagtatatatatatttcataaatcaaacaataataatttcAATATAATAACTGATTGTtaatataaattacaaaaaacctaaaacattaattaatataatactccgtataatataagcaaataataaattaattaaaatcaatacaaaaaaataatattcataCCAGAAGCTGTACAgacttgattaattaattaattgtatctGCAACAGGAAAAAAGGAAAACacaaattttaattgttaactaattaattatactttcaCAATAATAAAATAGGGTAAATGGTAATACATTATGGATACATTATTCACAATCAATAGATGAGAAAAATAAAAGggaattaaattaaattgtataaaagaaaaatgaaattagaTATGTTATTGTTGGAATGGAATGTTTTGTACTAGTAGTGGTAGTAACGAAGATACCGAAATGAGAGAATcaactgtgtgtgtgtgtgtgtgtatgtagcAGAAAGCATCGGATGAGAATCGAAAATGTGAGAATCAAAATTTTTTGATTGTGTTTGGttggattatatattttttgggtgTCTCTTTCTCTgcctctttatatatatgccaagaagaagaagttgttcTTAGGGCATCGTTAATggttaatttatagaaaaataatgaaaaatggtTTTATAACTAGATTTATATCCGCGCAATGGTACTGATGGAGGAGGTGACGGGGGAGTGTGGAGATGGTAGTGAAGACGGTGATGAgggtgatggtgatgatgaatGTTAAAGTtgttattgtaattattttaaatgttGGAGATCTATAATAtaagttatttcattaaatgtataataggtatattagatggaaatgtttaaattaataaacgaagatgaagggtatttttggtttttcaaaggcagaaagtttaaataaaaaaatggatggtttgttttattagatagtataaaaaagctttaaaaacatttttttatatataaggaATTATTATATTACAATTAAATATGAGTGATGATTTCTACACTACATATTTTTAACCGTACACCATTAAATGTGGTTTAGAGTGTTAACTGTACAATACTGTGAAACACGTTTAGTGTTGAAAAGCTAAAAGTAGGTAGTGTGTAAATCACTACCcattaagtatagatataggatgtttattttcattaatagaataaataataacctttttaataaaaaaaatcaaattttttagtgatacaaagttttttgaaagatttttttaacaatttttttttatcaaattgtTATGCTTATAATTATAGGATATTTTCAATAGAGCTTTTTGAAAAGCTTCTTATAAAgtttttactattttataaaagaagatGATATATGCACCAtgactttttattaaattaccACATTGTATAAGTATTATAATAAACTATACGAGTAGATGATGCATAAATGTGGTACCTTAATAAAAACTCATGATACGAATATCATATCTTTTTCATAAAGCTTTATTACAAACTTTTTATCATTagagtgaatttttttttaacaatggtTAAGAAAATTCAAATgacacacacactctctcatttgttttgtatataaagaataattaaaatactttttttgAGGTTTGATCATTGGTGTAATATCTTggtaaaagaaaatttaaaaaacttctAATCAATAACTTGATCAATAGAGATTCTTTTGCAAAATGGAACAATTCTTTTTAGAATTTATTTCCtgattttttttccatataactACACCCGATTATTTTCGCTCTTTATAAAATCCATCAcaacaaatatttttaactaatattttatttttcgttATAGATTAATTAATCGATTATCTGGCTGATAGtgattttaaattgaaaatttattttGCGAGAAAATTTTTCTATTATAGACCCGATTAAGATAGCATATGATAGACCTTCCGATTCGTATATAATtcacatttttcaaaataaaaacctCTTTTAACAAtgtgaaaaataaatgatttgggtAGACTTGATATTAGGATTGCGAAATTGACAAACAATTTTGAACTACTAAATTATATTTACTGAAATATTCAAATGTCTCACGTTTTTATCTGtttgtatataaagaaaaaataaactaaactaaACTCCTCGTGTAATACATTGTTACTAAACTCACGTATATGATCTTTACTATCACTGTTAATCTGTAATTGCATTTCTTTTCATCACACCACCGTCAAATTATGTCATCTTTAAATAAAGTACTCAAGTAATGATGTGGATACATTAGTCAAGCGGACAAGCGGTGATCTTAGGTGGCGGATGTAAACTCATGACCtatctataaataaaaagtttagaCTTTTGACACACTAATCACAACATGAAACGCAGTAGTGGCTCAATGGTAATCAATAATAAAACAAGTGAAACAAGGGCTTTAAGCCTCAAATATTCGAATGCCTTATATTTTTCTAGTTATGCATATGATTATGTAAAAATGAGAATTAGAGAACTTAAGTTTTATTAATTGGGTGATAGTTGCTTCAACAAATACaagtttttcaaaacttaactTATGCGAAAAATTGTATTTGGTTAAACATCACATAAAAGATTAGATGAAATAACATTTCTAATCTTTTAGGAGTTATTTTATCATTTCCATTTAGTGTTTAAAATTTTTGCATTTAATCAGTTTGAAAAATTATACTCTATTTAGAATATCATTAGTTTCTTACCTGAAAAGGCCCTGATAATAAGAATTTGCTTTAGGCCTCCGATTTGATTGAGCCGCCACTGATGAAACGCCCCGTAAATAGTATCCGCTGCAACacgcggataccatgctcaTTGTTTACTTAAAAAAGCCAAATATTACATAGtaatattttgtaaaaaaatgttatataatattaatatcatgACGATACATTTACATCAAATTTAAAGTTTGTAAGaaaaaattcatataattaTACTTTATAATGTTAAcattatataagttatataatatattgttaatattatataagttatTCCATCATTTTTTTTGAATGTCGGTTGGTCAGAGCATGTTCACCCCATATGTGATCTATACACCCACCGGACAGGATGTCATCGTGGTAATTCACAGGGAAAACCCCTGATAGATCACCAAACGGCACGATATCTACGACATTAAATGCCATTTGGTGTAAAACCTGCGTCCTCTTGAATTCGAACCATGGTTGCCCAAGAAACAAACCTTCATTGGAGGTCTAGGATGCCAGTGAACTATCAACCAATTATGTAAAGATGAAAAGTTACTCAACTTGATTTTCATGTGATATTAACTATCACACCATCGTATTTATTTTCATCACGCCATCTTCAaattatctataaataaaaGTAGTAGAGTAATGACATAGGTCTAGCATTATTTAAACGGTGATCTTTCGTGATGAATGTAAAGTCGTGTTCGACTGTCAAGTTAACAAGCTCTCAAATAAAAAGTTACTAATTAAACTGAATTTTCATATGATATCAACTACTAATCGAATCATTTACCCTTTTTAACATTGTTTGACAAAAACTCATGACCCACCGTctactatatataatttttggaaAAATATCCGTACTGCAAACTTTACTTAAGCTTAGGTATTGACATATTGAAAAAAGATACATATTacacctttgaatttaataaaaatacatcacccccctgaattttacataaacctCCTcttaattttacataatccccctctgctttacctaagataggtactgcatgttttacctaatctTTCTCCTTTCAAAATACCtcatttttttattcactaatttaaacatattcaccaaagatacctataatacccttaatgaaatatttacaacataaatccctcagcctttaaaataaatatattatttctttttacatcaatcacttttacattaatacccgcaccactaccaccaccaacactgTTGCCGCCATCACCACCCGTTGCTGCCGTCACcacaccgccgcaacgcgcggacattTGTATAGTATATAGCAAATCTCATTTTTCactttaagtttcaacatttaacaTTCAACAATTTATCAAAACCACATTATATCAATAATTAATTAAGCTATCCTTTTAAGAGGGTatataattttctaatttttacttAGCTTTAAATATAcatttaatatacctataatatctcTTTTTAGTTTacaaaatttatcttttaacctaaaaaaataatcaaattatcacttttatgataattagatacaCTACTCACACTCTTCTTTGCCACCTCCCGTCGCCGCTACTATTACATCATTGCCCAGTTAACATCATAGTCCCATTGCACAATTACCTTTTTAGCAATACTAGCttattaacccgggttcaacccgggaatattgataaaagttttataaaaacgtATCTTCGTCATTGAAGTTGCATCAGTCCAACGGTACTCATAACCTCGAAATAATATACcttataattaacttattaacccgcataatatgcgaataatttaaaattctatTATGGCAAAACTATTGAAATGATTaccatgtatatattattaaagtttttaaaagaaaataaaaatatatttttaaagaaaaacattcttaaataacaaaaatagaaatgcaataaattttaaaaggaaagtttttatgacatcataaataaataaagttaaaaagaataaaactttaagaataaatttgaaaatgacaaataagctatttatataaattagcgatgtcataacaattttcttttatttagtatagagaTAGTTAGTATTTATTAACCGATTTTGcaaatattattttgtattttgaaGATTATTACAAGCACTCAAGCAGCTTATTTTTGCCCAAATTAACTCTTATTACTCTCAACGCATTTAATactctttttatatttaaaaaaatattttgataggctattatctatactctatattaaaaagaataaacctagtattgaaagttacatgggaaaATATTAGAAATACTCTCTATTAAAATAACACACCCTAAATACAATATACCCCCACCCTAAATGAAATATATACATCATCAGTcattcaacttttaaaataacatattaaatacagttacatcaataatctacGCTATTCGTTGTCACAACCATCAGTCACTGCCGCATTTACGCAGACACCATGCTAGTTGTAGATTTACGATGATTTTCAATGCTAGCTCGATTGCAGCTAGATTGCTCAGTAGGGACTACTAATGGACTATCAGAAACGAAGTGGGGAGTTTTCCAAAACAGAAATAAAATCGTACACTTGACTGAGAAATAGCATAATACTTCTTCGTGAATGCGGCGTTGTATTATTGTCCGCTCATCCCCTTCGTCAGCTCTTTGATCGGGATACTATTACCTAGGTTCCCCTTTTTCTTCGCTCTTTCGGAACCGGTACAGAAATGGGTGCTTTTTCTACGTTGTTTACCTTAGTTACTGGGGGTTTCGGGGAAGACCTATGTGGGGCACCTTTTGGGTGTGGGATGCCCGTGTGTTACTCGTAAAAGTTTATTACTTACCCAAATCAAGTTTATTAGTTACAAAATTTGTTAACTATACTATactgtagttttttttttttttgaaatgtgtGAATCATTTACTCGCAACAGAAGATTTAGtttatgttgtcttaaccgggttcgCGTTAGAGAGCCCCCTCATCTTCAATACCTAGCAGGAGAAGAAACCCTCAACTAAACCGTCCGAaagcacgacatttaattgagataaaactTTGCCCCCTCTGCAGAACTCAAACATGCTTCAGTAgaggactttatttgtgaaattccttAAAATGTCTTTTCCATGTCTCTAACTCGAGACCTCCTATATGTAAAGCTGATGCTCAACCATTAAGCTATAATGAGAAGTACACCGTATTGTAGTACATATGTAGGTAAACGCGacaatttatgattttgttttttataaagtaTAATTGTAGAAAAACTTTGCTTCTTACCTTACCTTTTTATAAGCTATAGAATAATGATCAAAATATTTTAGAGCTTATAAAGTTTTTGTTAGAAAACTATTAGACAGATGCTCGCGCGATGCAGCGGCAATGACGGTAGCGACGACAGTGTGACGAAGGCGGCAGTGGCGATGTgcaatggtggtggtggcatggCAGTGAATGTAATTTATTTGATGTAAGAGGGTTGATATGATTATTTAAGGGTTGAAAGATATATGgtgtaagttatttcattaagggtaatgaataaataataagGTAATATGgtaattttaaaatcttaattacttaaaagggataacagtttgttttatatagaaaaaaaagatttaaatatataaatatagataatatttctaataaatttaaattacaaaataaacCGATAAAGAAAAACATTTGGAGGTTATAACCCAAGTGAATAGCACATAActgtaaaacatttaattaaaccctaaaccccAATACACTCCCTCTGATTTTCTTGTTTCTTGCTGTTCCCGTTGGAGGTAAATGAATAAATCTTCatatcaaattaatttttttttatagcaaCAGAGATaaatacactatatatatatatatatatgttataagtATGTTAGAATTTGCCTTTCTATTAATCTATATGATGAAATTGTTCTCAGTGAGCTATTTAGATTGTCGAAATCAAATGCCTCTGACACATTCAATAATGgaatatatgttttattgattaataattgctgctgttgttgttgttgttatttgtCTTCggttattaaatatattttttttcttgtttactTGCACtaatatcttttaattaatagtaATAGGAGTTGGCCTCTGCAATGTGGGTCAGATTGAGGTCAAGGCTATTCTTATCTACATCGTCGATGTTGATTCAACGCGACATAACAAGAATTCCGATATTTTCAAGTGACTACATTTCTTCGTGCTCAACATCGTCTACGAGGCCATTTGTGTTTAATTACGCAACTCAGAGTCTTAAAGATGTGTGCCAgctgtatagatatataaagcCCCGAGATTACCATGATGGCAGGCCGAGAGGTTCGCTTTGGAGGGGAAAGAAGTTGCTGGGTAAAGAAGCTCTGTCTGTTATTTTGGGGTTAAAGAGAGTTAAAGATGATGAAGAGAAACTCGATAAGTTTGTTAAAATACACGTCTCGAGGCTCTTAAAGATGGATATGGTTGCTGTTCTCAATGAGCTTGAACGCCAAGAAGAAGTGCATTTAGCCGTCAAGGTTTTACTCATCCTTATTCCCTTTAATCTATTTAAGGTTTTGGACTTAGTATTTAGCAGTTGATATGTGTCTTTTAGTCGTTATAGTGATTGAATTATTTAATCATATGGTTAAAAACTGGATCAAGCTGCTGTATTGGTAATATTAAAttgaactttttgaaaaatcagaGAGTAAAACATTTATTGAACTTTAGGATCAAGCTGACGGCGGGTAGTTATGACAAGCAATTATTTACCAGCTAAAGTAGGCCGGATAAGTAGATTTTCTCAACCTAAACTGGTTTTTGTAGATTTGAAGCTAGAATTACTCATATAATTCCTGTTCTTCTATAGGTTTCAAGTGAAATATCTGCTTTTCTATGGTCGTTCTAATATCTACTTTAGGATGACTCCCTTACCAGCTTATGGAACTTTATTTAGCTTTTCGAGATTATCTGCGACATGTGTTCTGCTGCGATACTAGTAACATGAGTATTAAGAAACCATAATCACTCATGTTACGTAGGAGATAATATTAGGTGAAAGACATGATTAGGTTAAAAGTGGACCTGACTGCATATGTGCTGTATCCAGTTATTTATGTTTTAGCGTAGTGTACAGGAATTTTGTTGTTGATAAAGGAGCAGAATAGTCTTGTAACCGCAAATATCATTCACTCTCCGAACTGTGATATAGAGTTCTTGTGTAACTCTGTTATGGGAATGTAATATTTTGGCACCAGTAATTCTACAACAGTCTTTATGTGCTTGCCTTTTTATACAGCAATGACCCGCAAAGCAACCCATAGTTCTGTTTTTTAGTGAGTTAAACACTTGGAGCAAACTATCTGATGTGTAAGCTAACAAAAGTCAGAGTCAATATTTAGGCATGATAACCACGGGCCTTTGGCCTTAGTGGCGTCATCCCTCAGGTGCAAATGCTTTGTGGCCACTGTGGAGGACTTTCCTAGAAATTGGTCATGGGTTCAAATCCGTTCCCATCACTAAACATTGTCTAGAGCT includes the following:
- the LOC122579336 gene encoding MND1-interacting protein 1-like isoform X1, whose product is MASVSEEKKIRNKRKFIGDSSQSLPSGLESECSSESDELHVDTVKLELGKSCLEIGNKVELKRSDDNIDWSDLTEFELEGLLLDNLDAILKNVVKKLVLYGYSEEDVTKAVLRCGFCYGGKDVVANVEDTTRGILENGSVVGPRREYEFENLEEMEKCILAKLVSVIREARPGSSTGDAMWLLLISDMDVSHACALDVDALGDGVSNGVFSKSVETQSRKEVKSVDSLLSPSNAEAEYYIISEPLSKPAVTRTKPKPAAYCSLVSQKGNKSSNPWTMSKSVSLSSQNHEDKPVGSKKINGVGKRDYVPRQKSVRVEKSYRSRGSKGASRGAKLGNFGGLIFDKKLKSVSHSTSISFKSSSLMISDINNNGTTQIRLTSPSLSNRDANTNITSLSSSTDNSTALSVAEAEFSLSLLEKFSDLSLPKVPNLSFPSMPNETSFQHRIPQGKKDETISKGPPALSVAETEFSLSVLEKFEDITLPEVPNIDFSTVPNEKSPVSVKWIPQDKKDDTIATLVPRVVELQSKLKEWNEWANQKVMQAACRLGKDKAELKTLRKEKEEVERLKKEKHTLEQNTLKKLTDIEKALLKASSQVGRADGTVCRLKKENANLRLEMEAAHLQAAQSAASCVEVSEREKHTLMQLQLGEKQKSTLQEELIAEKRKLGQLQEDLKRAKERRDELEVFYVQTKWKQEEKAKQELINQATKIRIERQEGDVKAKSREDLARLKADKNLQKYKEDIEKLKKEISIFRLKAGSSKIAALKRGVDGSYPSKFTDVKISTSPQTPTHYAPNLIPGNGGVKRERECVMCLSEEKSVVFLPCAHQVVCTKCNELHEKQGMKDCPSCRGPIQRRVCVRYACS
- the LOC122579336 gene encoding putative E3 ubiquitin-protein ligase RF298 isoform X4 is translated as MASVSEEKKIRNKRKFIGDSSQSLPSGLESECSSESDELHVDTVKLELGKSCLEIGNKVELKRSDDNIDWSDLTEFELEGLLLDNLDAILKNVVKKLVLYGYSEEDVTKAVLRCGFCYGGKDVVANVEDTTRGILENGSVVGPRREYEFENLEEMEKCILAKLVSVIREARPGSSTGDAMWLLLISDMDVSHACALDVDALGDGVSNGVFSKSVETQSRKEVKSVDSLLSPSNAEAEYYIISEPLSKPAVTRTKPKPAAYCSLVSQKGNKSSNPWTMSKSVSLSSQNHEDKPVGSKKINGVGKRDYVPRQKSVRVEKSYRSRGSKGASRDNSTALSVAEAEFSLSLLEKFSDLSLPKVPNLSFPSMPNETSFQHRIPQGKKDETISKGPPALSVAETEFSLSVLEKFEDITLPEVPNIDFSTVPNEKSPVSVKWIPQDKKDDTIATLVPRVVELQSKLKEWNEWANQKVMQAACRLGKDKAELKTLRKEKEEVERLKKEKHTLEQNTLKKLTDIEKALLKASSQVGRADGTVCRLKKENANLRLEMEAAHLQAAQSAASCVEVSEREKHTLMQLQLGEKQKSTLQEELIAEKRKLGQLQEDLKRAKERRDELEVFYVQTKWKQEEKAKQELINQATKIRIERQEGDVKAKSREDLARLKADKNLQKYKEDIEKLKKEISIFRLKAGSSKIAALKRGVDGSYPSKFTDVKISTSPQTPTHYAPNLIPGNGGVKRERECVMCLSEEKSVVFLPCAHQVVCTKCNELHEKQGMKDCPSCRGPIQRRVCVRYACS
- the LOC122579336 gene encoding MND1-interacting protein 1-like isoform X2 — its product is MASVSEEKKIRNKRKFIGDSSQSLPSGLESECSSESDELHVDTVKLELGKSCLEIGNKVELKRSDDNIDWSDLTEFELEGLLLDNLDAILKNVVKKLVLYGYSEEDVTKAVLRCGFCYGGKDVVANVEDTTRGILENGSVVGPRREYEFENLEEMEKCILAKLVSVIREARPGSSTGDAMWLLLISDMDVSHACALDVDALGDGVSNGVFSKSVETQSRKEVKSVDSLLSPSNAEAEYYIISEPLSKPAVTRTKPKPAAYCSLVSQKGNKSSNPWTMSKSVSLSSQNHEDKPVGSKKINGVGKRDYVPRQKSVRVEKSYRSRGSKGASRGAKLGNFGGLIFDKKLKSVSHSTSISFKSSSLMISDINNNGTTQIRLTSPSLSNRDANTNITSLSSSTDNSTALSVAEAEFSLSLLEKFSDLSLPKVPNLSFPSMPNETSFQHRIPQGKKDETISKGPPALSVAETEFSLSVLEKFEDITLPEVPNIDFSTVPNEKSPVSVKWIPQDKKDDTIATLVPRVVELQSKLKEWNEWANQKVMQAACRLGKDKAELKTLRKEKEEVERLKKEKHTLEQNTLKKLTDIEKALLKASSQVGRADGTVCRLKKENANLRLEMEAAHLQAAQSAASCVEVSEREKHTLMQLQLGEKQKSTLQEELIAEKRKLGQLQEDLKRAKERRDELETKWKQEEKAKQELINQATKIRIERQEGDVKAKSREDLARLKADKNLQKYKEDIEKLKKEISIFRLKAGSSKIAALKRGVDGSYPSKFTDVKISTSPQTPTHYAPNLIPGNGGVKRERECVMCLSEEKSVVFLPCAHQVVCTKCNELHEKQGMKDCPSCRGPIQRRVCVRYACS